DNA sequence from the Eriocheir sinensis breed Jianghai 21 unplaced genomic scaffold, ASM2467909v1 Scaffold77, whole genome shotgun sequence genome:
gtgtgtgtgtgtgtgtgtgtgtgtgtgtgtgtgtgtgtgtgtgtcgggtaggTTAAGGAGTTGCGGCCTATGCAATGTTAACTCCAGTCTACGCACACCAACCCAGGCGGCCGCGCCACCAACCAAGGTTAGGTGCTGGATCGCAACACCTATATTTATTATAGTCATGAACAAAAGGAGCCATGGCTTTCCAACACAGCACCCGACTCGTGAAGTTGACGCAGGAGCGCATCAACACGCTGGTGGCCGGgcacaagcaggtgctggggCGCGGCGCCACGTGCACGGTGTACCTTGTGGAGGTGGAGGGCGAGCTGTGCTGCCTCAAGTTGGCCAGGGACCGCCGCCTCGCTGCCATGTTCCACCAGGAGTTTGACGTCCTGCTGGACCTGGACGGCGCGGCGGGGGCACCCAAGGCCTTGGGCACCAGCCTCGGCTTCCCCGCCATGCTTACCACTTTCCGCGGCCACaacaccttctgcgacctgcCCCGCCTCGCTCGCTGCGAGACTGACAGGCTGGCGGCCTTCTTGGCCCTTGCTCGCAGCGTGAAGCAGCTCCACGCCCGCGGCTACGCCCACAACGACATCAAGGAGAACAACGTGGCGGTGTGCCGGGGCGCCGACGGCCGCCTGCAGGTGTCGCTCATCGACTACGGCGCGGCCCAGAGGCTGGGCACAAGGGTTGGCTTTGTGGGCGCGAGCACGCGGCGCACGCCCTGGCTGGCCCCGGAGCTGCTGGTCGGCGGCCGCTGCTCACGCGCCGGGGACGTCTTCTCCCTCGGCTACGTCCTCAGCAACATCCTGGACACCTGCCACAGGTACTACCCCGCCCTGGACGTGCTGGCCGAGGCCGTCATGGCCGCAAACCCTGCACGGCGACCCTCGCTCAAGAAGATCATCAAGACAGTTAACAAGTTCACGGGTCAGCGGGACGAGGCGGCGAGGCGGGAAACCTTCATCCGGCGAGTTCGCAAagccttctcctgcctcttcccgcgccgccgccgTTATTAAGGAGACACAGGATCCAACGGAGGAAGGTTTTACTAAGGAGTCAAGTTGTTCCCTCAAGGCTGcgacatcttctttctttttccttaactaTTTCCACCACATGTatcaatacattcttttactttcttgctACTTTCATATCAACACTTTTCGCATACCTTGCCATCCTTCCAAACACCTACAAACCATATGGATATCCTCCAACCCTACGGTTTCTACACctatttaacttttttcccttGTTAAAGTATTTACTGTATCGCTGTTTTCATATCAACACTTTTTTCCCATACTTTATATAATCATTTTagacagttttttttcttcattagctTGATATTACCCAAGACCTTTCTGATGTTAcgtcactttctttcatttcatttactcatatttatttatctacaatCTGTGTCTTactacattaacttttttttacgtttttgcctATGGCGCCGATAGACTTTCatgatagggcctgatggtcggccccagcctgttgtggcgcaggcaagtttttatagtggcgccatcctgcattggctcatacaaccctcccggagctcatctttgatcctagaatctagagttcgggttgataggtggtcttctggacagcatatgggtagtcttaggtcactcggcggtgactgaaaaatcccagcttgtggtacTGGGTGGGGCCTAAACCCGCGTCGtcttggacgcggcgccgtcacgctatccactcagccacagcctcccctaATATTAAAAGAGCTTACTTCTCATATTACATTATATGAACGCGAGACGATTTAATTGTCTTATTAATACTACTAAATTGTTCATAGGCAACGTTTTACAATTGACTGCGTGGTTAGCGTTCCAGCGCCGCGTATAGAACAACttaggttcgcgtcccgcccgccaccacatgctgggatttttcagtcaccgccgagaggcctaagactacctacatgcagTCATGAAGACCACCATTCAACCCAAACTCTAGATTCTACCTCTcaaaaaagagaggatcaaagatgagctaggAGTGTCAGCATGAGGCAAGCAAGATAGCGCTaacataaacacttacctgcgccatgacgggctggggtcgaccatcaggtcCAACCAAAAAAGTCTAGTGGTTCCATAAGctgaaccataaaaaaaaaagatatagttaAATGATAAACGCACTTAACTAATGGGCTACTTACATGCTTTCATTCCTTATAATCAGCAGGTATTTATTCCTACCAATTGCCTGATATTTAACTAATTTTActttttatcaacattttttttgtcaAATGATAAACTTAATCATGAGGATATTTACATCATATGCTTATCAGGTATTTGCTTTCAACAACTGACATGACATTTAGCTAATTATACCATTATCACCACTTTCAAATAAGCTTCAAGAAAGTCGcctattccgtgtgtgtgtgtgtgtgtgtgtgtgtgtgtgtgtgtgtgtgtgtttgtgtggagtgagtgagtgagtgtgtgtgtgtgtgtgtgtgtgtgtgtgtgtgtgtgtgtgtgtgtgtgtttgtctgtgtgtgtgtgtgtgtgtgtgtgtgtgtgtgtgtgtgtaatgtgacacaaagatcggcagagtaattgagtcggatcaagaCTAGTGTTCTCAGGATGAAacaaacagattgtatgattgggcgaggaagtggcagacggAATTCAATGTAGGAAATGTAATATTCTAAGTGTATAACACTTCCCTAAACAGGTCTAGGTGTGAGAAGGTGGGACGTTGAGAGCTTGT
Encoded proteins:
- the LOC126994298 gene encoding serine/threonine-protein kinase PknJ-like; protein product: MAFQHSTRLVKLTQERINTLVAGHKQVLGRGATCTVYLVEVEGELCCLKLARDRRLAAMFHQEFDVLLDLDGAAGAPKALGTSLGFPAMLTTFRGHNTFCDLPRLARCETDRLAAFLALARSVKQLHARGYAHNDIKENNVAVCRGADGRLQVSLIDYGAAQRLGTRVGFVGASTRRTPWLAPELLVGGRCSRAGDVFSLGYVLSNILDTCHRYYPALDVLAEAVMAANPARRPSLKKIIKTVNKFTGQRDEAARRETFIRRVRKAFSCLFPRRRRY